The following are from one region of the Channa argus isolate prfri chromosome 6, Channa argus male v1.0, whole genome shotgun sequence genome:
- the si:ch211-132b12.7 gene encoding CLOCK-interacting pacemaker isoform X1, whose protein sequence is MPKERLCLSEHSPCAISSMNAKDKSNSTNLLAIRKGKDTDDSSGRGSHCSSEKDSGYSDGSDWQQTDVEDQRINRSQPRSSDSTKPSQQGQNQKLDRGNSGITTFTSTGQEVSPIYIVKQLLSFPSLPHQADMIQKRGHLLWRNGSTETSRSDAPRMILLHQPSLLPATMQLHKPLSHYSAAGKKINGTYLPILNSYPRIAPHPSKKLPDKSPLIEESQSLSKTVCSKHKTDGMPVTGSLPDLQLFKQPKLEVSAFGQSCSSLTRDSQPSSSSTASSSSCGSHFLSRLHSSSSFQAIKRLHKTGTTSTRHRRFLNTVEILRQSGLLDITLRTKELLRQSNATEQDISQLRQHTELLCQVAGSHSLNGITGLEHLYKAMAESNNYPNLKLQQNLQILTHSDAGTQSESFSTAVPNRALNAKNSDVSPAHLFTRKPNLNENCPVPQHSHSQQGGEFGASDKFPENVPFMPPDSSTD, encoded by the exons ATGCCAAAGGAACGACTTTGTTTGAGTGAGCACAGTCCTTGTGCTATATCCAGCATGAATGCTAAAGATAAGAGCAACAGTACAAATCTTTTGGCAATACGCAAAGGTAAAGACACTGATGACTCCAGTGGAAGGGGCTCCCACTGCAGCTCAGAGAAGGACTCTGGCTACTCTG ATGGCTCAGACTGGCAGCAGACAGATGTGGAGGACCAGCGTATTAACAGAAGCCAGCCAAGAAGCAGTGACAGTACAAAACCTTCCCAACAGGGCCAAAACCAAAAACTTGATCGAGGGAATTCTGGGATCACTACTTTCACATCAACAGGTCAAGAGGTCTCTCCCATCTACATTGTCAAGCAG TTGCTCTCTTTTCCCTCCCTGCCCCATCAGGCGGATATGATCCAGAAACGAGGTCACCTTCTCTGGAGAAATGGAAGCACAGAGACCAGCAGATCTGATGCTCCCCGTATGATCCTTTTGCATCAACCTAGTTTGTTGCCAGCCACCATGCAGCTCCACAAACCCTTGTCCCATTATTCTGCTGcagggaagaaaataaatggcACTTACCTACCCATTCTTAACTCGTACCCCCGCATAGCTCCACACCCCAGCAAGAAGCTGCCTGATAAATCTCCACTGATCGAAGAATCCCAGAGTCTGAGCAAGACGGTGTGCTCAAAGCACAAGACCGATGGCATGCCTGTAACCGGAAGTTTACCTGATCTGCAGCTCTTTAAGCAACCCAAATTAGAAGTCTCAGCCTTTGGACAATCATGTTCCTCTTTAACCAGAGACAGTCAACCCTCCTCCAGTTCCACTGCTTCTTCCTCAAGCTGTGGGTCTCATTTTCTGTCCAGGCTGCACAGTTCCTCTTCTTTCCAAGCAATCAAACGACTTCACAAAACTGGCACCACTAGTACTCGCCACCGTCGTTTCCTCAATACAGTAGAAATCCTCAGACAGTCAGGTCTGTTGGACATTACTTTGCGCACAAAGGAACTGTTGCGCCAGAGCAATGCCACAGAGCAAGACATATCCCAGCTCCGTCAACACACTGAACTACTGTGCCAGGTTGCTGGCAGTCACAGCCTAAATGGCATCACGGGCTTGGAACACCTATACAAAGCCATGGCTGAGTCCAATAACTATCCTAACCTCAAACTCCAGCAGAATTTACAAATCTTGACTCATTCAGACGCTGGCACCCAATCAGAGAGTTTCTCCACCGCTGTTCCCAACAGGGCACTAAATGCTAAAAACTCAGATGTATCTCCAGCTCACCTTTTCACCAGAAAGCCCAATCTAAATGAGAACTGTCCTGTACCACAGCATTCTCACTCACAACAAGGCGGGGAGTTTGGTGCTAGTGACAAGTTCCCAGAGAATGTCCCTTTCATGCCTCCTGACAGTTCTACTGATTAG
- the si:ch211-132b12.7 gene encoding CLOCK-interacting pacemaker isoform X2 — protein sequence MPKERLCLSEHSPCAISSMNAKDKSNSTNLLAIRKGKDTDDSSGRGSHCSSEKDSGYSDGSDWQQTDVEDQRINRSQPRSSDSTKPSQQGQNQKLDRGNSGITTFTSTGQEVSPIYIVKQADMIQKRGHLLWRNGSTETSRSDAPRMILLHQPSLLPATMQLHKPLSHYSAAGKKINGTYLPILNSYPRIAPHPSKKLPDKSPLIEESQSLSKTVCSKHKTDGMPVTGSLPDLQLFKQPKLEVSAFGQSCSSLTRDSQPSSSSTASSSSCGSHFLSRLHSSSSFQAIKRLHKTGTTSTRHRRFLNTVEILRQSGLLDITLRTKELLRQSNATEQDISQLRQHTELLCQVAGSHSLNGITGLEHLYKAMAESNNYPNLKLQQNLQILTHSDAGTQSESFSTAVPNRALNAKNSDVSPAHLFTRKPNLNENCPVPQHSHSQQGGEFGASDKFPENVPFMPPDSSTD from the exons ATGCCAAAGGAACGACTTTGTTTGAGTGAGCACAGTCCTTGTGCTATATCCAGCATGAATGCTAAAGATAAGAGCAACAGTACAAATCTTTTGGCAATACGCAAAGGTAAAGACACTGATGACTCCAGTGGAAGGGGCTCCCACTGCAGCTCAGAGAAGGACTCTGGCTACTCTG ATGGCTCAGACTGGCAGCAGACAGATGTGGAGGACCAGCGTATTAACAGAAGCCAGCCAAGAAGCAGTGACAGTACAAAACCTTCCCAACAGGGCCAAAACCAAAAACTTGATCGAGGGAATTCTGGGATCACTACTTTCACATCAACAGGTCAAGAGGTCTCTCCCATCTACATTGTCAAGCAG GCGGATATGATCCAGAAACGAGGTCACCTTCTCTGGAGAAATGGAAGCACAGAGACCAGCAGATCTGATGCTCCCCGTATGATCCTTTTGCATCAACCTAGTTTGTTGCCAGCCACCATGCAGCTCCACAAACCCTTGTCCCATTATTCTGCTGcagggaagaaaataaatggcACTTACCTACCCATTCTTAACTCGTACCCCCGCATAGCTCCACACCCCAGCAAGAAGCTGCCTGATAAATCTCCACTGATCGAAGAATCCCAGAGTCTGAGCAAGACGGTGTGCTCAAAGCACAAGACCGATGGCATGCCTGTAACCGGAAGTTTACCTGATCTGCAGCTCTTTAAGCAACCCAAATTAGAAGTCTCAGCCTTTGGACAATCATGTTCCTCTTTAACCAGAGACAGTCAACCCTCCTCCAGTTCCACTGCTTCTTCCTCAAGCTGTGGGTCTCATTTTCTGTCCAGGCTGCACAGTTCCTCTTCTTTCCAAGCAATCAAACGACTTCACAAAACTGGCACCACTAGTACTCGCCACCGTCGTTTCCTCAATACAGTAGAAATCCTCAGACAGTCAGGTCTGTTGGACATTACTTTGCGCACAAAGGAACTGTTGCGCCAGAGCAATGCCACAGAGCAAGACATATCCCAGCTCCGTCAACACACTGAACTACTGTGCCAGGTTGCTGGCAGTCACAGCCTAAATGGCATCACGGGCTTGGAACACCTATACAAAGCCATGGCTGAGTCCAATAACTATCCTAACCTCAAACTCCAGCAGAATTTACAAATCTTGACTCATTCAGACGCTGGCACCCAATCAGAGAGTTTCTCCACCGCTGTTCCCAACAGGGCACTAAATGCTAAAAACTCAGATGTATCTCCAGCTCACCTTTTCACCAGAAAGCCCAATCTAAATGAGAACTGTCCTGTACCACAGCATTCTCACTCACAACAAGGCGGGGAGTTTGGTGCTAGTGACAAGTTCCCAGAGAATGTCCCTTTCATGCCTCCTGACAGTTCTACTGATTAG